A window from Staphylococcus succinus encodes these proteins:
- a CDS encoding penicillin-binding protein — protein sequence MTKRRIKFKKPNLPIKQNKIGAVLLILGFGLLFFTLVLRFSYIMLTGHSSGQDLIMKANEKYLVNSQEQPERGKIYDRNGKVLAEDVERYKLVAIVDKKASAGSDKPKHVVDKKKTAKKLATVVDMSAKEIETKLKNKKAFQVEFGQKGTDITYQQKEKIEKMNLPGITLYPETERFYPNGNFASHLIGIAQKDPESGDLKGAMGVEKIFDSYLTGRKGTLSYIHDIWGYIAPNTKKEKTPQRGDDVHLTIDSNIQVFVEEALDSMVDRYKPKDLFAVVMDAHTGEILASSQRPTFNPETGKGFGEKWANDLYQNTYEPGSTFKSFGLAAAIQEGKFQPDKKYTARPRDVMGSKISDWNKVGWGDIPMTLGFTYSSNTLMMHLQDLVGTDKMKSWYEKFGFGKSTHGMFDGEATGGIAWDNEAQQKTSSFGQSTTVTPVQMLKAQSSFFNDGNMLKPWYVDNITNPVSKDTYYKGKKEYDGKPITKDTAKKVRAELDKVVNSEDSHATNYRVDGYDIAGKTGTAQVADPDNGGYVEGENPYFVSFIGDAPKDDPEVIVYAGMSLAQQNDQEAYEMGVSKAFKPIMENTLKYLNVGDKNSKDTADVKYSKVPNVEGLETQKAEDKINGKSLEPIVIGDGEKVTKQAITADRELLPNSKVLLLTDGDITMPDMTGWTKEEVIAFENLTNTKVTTKGSGFVSNQSVTKGQQVSKNDKIEVTLSSEEVDGESSSSSTKSTSKSKDK from the coding sequence ATGACGAAGCGAAGAATTAAATTTAAAAAACCAAACTTACCAATTAAACAAAATAAAATAGGGGCAGTCCTACTGATTCTCGGATTCGGACTGCTCTTTTTTACGTTGGTTTTAAGATTTTCATATATTATGTTGACTGGACATTCTTCGGGTCAAGATTTAATCATGAAAGCGAACGAAAAGTATCTAGTTAACAGCCAAGAACAACCTGAACGAGGAAAAATATATGATCGAAATGGTAAAGTTCTTGCAGAAGATGTGGAACGTTATAAACTGGTTGCTATCGTAGATAAAAAAGCAAGCGCAGGTAGTGATAAACCCAAGCATGTTGTCGATAAGAAGAAAACTGCTAAAAAGTTAGCTACTGTAGTAGATATGTCTGCAAAAGAGATTGAAACAAAATTAAAAAATAAAAAAGCGTTCCAAGTTGAATTTGGACAAAAAGGTACAGATATAACCTATCAACAAAAAGAAAAGATAGAAAAAATGAACCTTCCAGGAATCACACTTTATCCTGAAACTGAGCGTTTTTATCCAAATGGTAATTTTGCATCTCATTTAATAGGAATCGCACAAAAAGATCCTGAAAGTGGAGATTTAAAAGGCGCAATGGGTGTCGAAAAGATATTTGATAGCTATTTAACTGGACGCAAAGGAACGTTATCATATATTCATGATATTTGGGGTTATATTGCACCAAATACTAAAAAAGAAAAAACACCTCAGCGTGGCGATGATGTACACCTAACTATAGATTCCAATATACAAGTATTTGTGGAGGAAGCGTTAGATAGTATGGTTGACCGGTATAAACCAAAAGATTTATTTGCAGTGGTAATGGATGCACATACTGGCGAAATTCTTGCCTCAAGTCAAAGACCTACATTTAATCCTGAAACAGGTAAAGGTTTTGGTGAAAAATGGGCAAACGACTTGTATCAAAATACGTATGAACCCGGTTCAACATTTAAATCGTTTGGACTAGCTGCAGCCATTCAAGAAGGTAAATTCCAACCAGATAAAAAATATACAGCAAGACCAAGAGATGTGATGGGATCGAAAATTTCTGACTGGAACAAAGTAGGTTGGGGAGATATCCCAATGACATTAGGGTTCACGTATTCATCTAATACATTAATGATGCACTTACAAGATTTAGTTGGCACAGATAAAATGAAATCATGGTATGAAAAATTTGGTTTCGGTAAGTCAACTCATGGCATGTTTGACGGTGAAGCTACAGGTGGTATTGCCTGGGATAACGAAGCGCAACAAAAAACTTCTTCTTTCGGTCAATCTACAACAGTTACACCGGTACAAATGCTAAAAGCGCAATCATCATTCTTCAATGATGGTAATATGTTGAAACCGTGGTATGTTGACAATATCACTAACCCCGTTAGTAAAGATACTTACTATAAAGGTAAGAAAGAATATGATGGGAAACCAATCACTAAAGACACTGCTAAGAAAGTAAGAGCTGAATTAGATAAAGTGGTGAATAGTGAAGACAGTCATGCGACAAACTATAGAGTGGATGGTTATGATATAGCTGGTAAGACTGGTACTGCTCAGGTGGCAGACCCAGATAACGGAGGTTATGTAGAAGGAGAAAATCCTTATTTCGTAAGTTTTATTGGTGATGCACCTAAAGATGATCCTGAAGTGATTGTGTATGCAGGTATGAGCTTAGCCCAACAAAACGATCAAGAAGCATATGAAATGGGTGTAAGTAAAGCCTTTAAACCAATTATGGAAAACACACTGAAGTATCTGAATGTTGGAGATAAAAACTCTAAAGATACAGCAGATGTTAAATATAGTAAAGTGCCTAATGTTGAAGGCTTAGAAACTCAAAAAGCAGAAGATAAAATCAATGGTAAGTCACTAGAACCTATTGTTATCGGCGATGGAGAGAAAGTCACGAAACAGGCTATAACTGCAGACAGAGAACTCTTGCCGAATAGTAAAGTGTTACTGCTTACTGATGGTGACATCACGATGCCTGATATGACTGGATGGACGAAAGAAGAAGTGATTGCATTTGAAAACTTAACAAATACTAAG